CATGACCGAGGTCGGCAGCAGTCTCGGCGTCGCCGTCCTCGGCGCCGTGCTGAACGCCCGCTTCGCCGCGCTGCTGCCCGCCGGGCTGGCCGGCGCCCAGTCGTACCCCGCGGCTCTCGCCGCCGCCGACGGGCCGCAACGAGCGGCCGTGACAAGCGCTTTCGCCTCCGCGCTGGAGACGGGGCAGTTGGTGGGCGCGGCGGCGGTCCTGGCCGGCGGGCTGCTCGCCGCCGCGCTGCTGCGCCGCGCGGGCTAGCTAGGCCGGCGGCTCGATCGCCTCGACGAGCACCTCGAGCACGTGCCGGTACGGCTGCCCGGTCGCCCGGCTCATGCCCATCTCGCAGGTGCGGTTGCAGGAGGCGTACGCGTCGTGGTCGCGTTCGTTGACCTCGGCGGCCTGCGCGGCGGTGGCGGCGGCGGTGACCTCGGGGTGCAGCAGCCCCCGGTCGCCGGCGAACGCGCAGCACCCCCAACTGTCCGGCACGGTCACGGTCTCGGCGACCGCCCGGGCCACTGTGTGCAGGTCGTCGATGCCGCCCAGGTGCACGGTGGAGCAGGTGGGGTGCAGGGCCAGCGAGCCCAGACGTCGGGGTTCGGGCAGCGCCGGCAGGAGGTGCTCGGCGGTGAAGGTCACGCTGTCGACGAAGCGCAGAGCGGCGTACCGGGCCCGGTCCTCCTCGGCCAGCGCGGCTGTCAACTGGGTCAACCCGTGTGTGCACGACGACGCGTCGCACACGATCGGCAGGCGGCCCTGGTCGCTCGCCGTCCACAGCGCGGCGAGTGTGCGCTCGGCCATCTCGCGGTGGCCGGCCGGGTAGCCCTTGGACTGCCACGGCGTCCCGCAGCACAGGCCCGCCGTCTCGGCAGGCACGACGACGGGCACCCGCGCCAGCTCGCACAGGCGCAGGAACGCCGCCGCGGAGCCGCCGGACGTGCCGCCCTCCGCTGCGAAGACGCTGCCGATGCACGCCGCGAAGAACACCGCCCGGGCGTCCGGCGCGCTGCGCGGCTCGGGGCGGGGCCCGCCGGCGCGCGGCATGTCGGCGCTCCACTGTGGTACGAGTTCGGTCGCGCCGAGGGAACGGATCACCCCGGTGGCGGCGCGGGTGAGCGGTGTCGGCACGGCATGAGCGGAGTTCAGCCCGACCCGGACTCCCGCCACGGCACCCTTCCAGTGCCGGGCGACACCACGCGCGGTGCGCTGGGCGCGTGGACTGTGCCGTTCGGCGCGCAGCCGTTTCATCGCCGCGCCCGTGTCGATGCCGACCGGGCAGGCGGTGACGCAGAGGCTGTCGGCGGCGCAACTGTCCACCGCCGCGTACTCGTAGTCGGTGGTCAGCTCCCGGCGGCGCTCCTCGTCCCCGGCGGCGGTGGCGAGGGCGATCTGCCGTTGCAGGACGATGCGCTGTCGGGGCGTGGTGGTGACGTCGGCGGTGGGGCAGACCGGCTCGCAGTAGCCACACTCCACGCAGGCGTCCAGCTCCGGATCGACAGTCGGGACGGCCTTGAGCTGCCGCAGGTGCACCGTCGGGTCGTCGTTGAGCAGCACACCCGGGTTGAGCAGGCCGCTCGGGTCGCACAACCGCTTCAGCTCACCCATCACGTCGTACAGCTCGTCGCCGTACTGCCGGCGGACGAAGGGGGCCATGGCCCGGCCGGTGCCGTGCTCGGCCTTGAGCGTGCCTCCCTCGGCCAGCACGAGGTCCACCATGTCGTCGGTGAACCGGGCGTAGCGGTCGATCTCGGCAGGTGTGTCGAAGGACTGGGTAAGCATGAAGTGCAGGTTGCCGTCGCGGGCGTGCCCGAAGATCACCGCGTCGGGATAGCCGTGCCGCTCGAACAGGCGGATCAGCCCGTCGCAGGTGCCGGTCAGGCGTGGCATCGGCACCGCGACGTCCTCCAGCAGGGCAGTGGTGCCGGGCGGGCGGGCGCCGGCGACCGCCGTGTAGAGGCCCTTGCGCAGGTGCCAGAGCGCGGCCCGTTCGCGCGGGTCGCGGGTCAGCTCGGTGCCGGTGACGGCGGGCAGCCGGTCGAGCACCGGCTGGGCGTCGGCGAGCGTCGCGGCCAGCCGCTCCGCGCTGTCCTCGGCGAACTCGACGAGCAGGGCGGCGTGCCCGGCGACAGTCAGGCCGCGCAGGGCCGGGCTCGCGTCGGGGTCGCGCTGGCTGACCCGCAGCGCGGCGGCGTCGAGGAGTTCGGCGGTACGGGCGCCGGCCGCGAGCAGGGCGGGCAGCGCGTCGGTGGCGGCGCTGAGACCGGGCAGGATCAGCAGGCCGGTGGCGGCGTGCTGATGGATCTCGACGGTACGGAAGACGGCTTCGGCCACGAATCCGAGCGTGCCCTCGCTGCCGATCATCAGGTGGGCCAGCATCTCGACCGGGCTGTCGTGGTCGAGCAGCGAGTTCAGCCCGTACCCCATTGTGTTCTTCATGGCGAACAGCCGCTCGATCGTGGCCCGCGACCCTGGCGTCGCGCGGACCCGGTCGCGCAGCCGCAGCAGTCCGGCGTGCAGCTCGGGCTCGGCGGCGCGCAGCCGGTCGTCGGCGTCGCGCGCGGCGGAGTCGACGACGGTGCCGGACGGGAGGACGAAGCGCAGCGACTCCATGGTGCGGTACGCGTTGTCGGTGGTGCCGCAGGTCATCCCGCTGGAGTTGTTTGCCACCATGCCGCCCACCGTGCAGGCGGCCTCGCTGGCCGGGTCCGGTCCGAGCCGGCGGCCGTAGCGGGCCAGTCGGGCGTTCGCCTGCCGGATCGTCAGGCCCGGCTGGAGCCGGATGCGACGGCCGTCGTCGAGCACCTCGGCGTGCCGCCAGTCGGTGCGCACGTCGACGAGCACGCCCGCGCCGCCGGCCTGCCCGGCGAGGCTGGTGCCGCCGCCGCGCAGGGTCAGCGGCACGCCGGCCTCCCTGGCACCGACCATCAACGCGCCCACCTCGGCCGCCGAGGCGGCGCGCACCACTGCCTGCGGCTCGAACAGGTACGGCGAGGCGTCGTGCGCCGCCGCGAGCCGCCGGGGCAGCTCGGCGCTGGCCCGGGTCGGATCGTCGAGGCGCGAGCGCAGCAGGTCGGCGACCTCGCGGGCGCGGACGCCGGCCGTGGTCGGCGCGGGTAGGACGGTGCTCATGGGCGGATCCTCCCGGGAGGGTGGTCGTCAGTCGGCGGTGATCAGCAACCGGTCCGGAGCGGTGTCGACAGGCGCGGGCAGCCGCAGCGGTCGGCGGCCGGGGGTGATGCTGCCGAGCACCGAGGCGTGTCGCGCGCCGGTGCCCGAGGGCAGGGCGCCCGGCAGCCCGTGCAGGGTCAGGTACCCCAGCAGCGCGAAGGCAAGTGCCTCCTTGGCGTCCGAGGCGACACCCACCTCGTCGCTGGAGGTCAGGTCGACGCCCGGTAGCTCGTCGACGAGCATGCCCATCAGCGTCGGGTTGTGCGCGCCGCCGCCGGAGACGACGAGCCGGGTGACGCCGTGCGCCCGGCAGGCGTCGGCCACCGTGACCGCCGTCAGCCGGGTGAGTGTGGCAAGCACGTCGTTCGGGTCCGGGGTGGGCGCGTCGGCGAGGGCGGCGAGCAGGTACGGCCTGTGGAACAGCTCCTTGCCTGTGCTCTTCGGGCCGGCGAGCCGGTAGTACGGCTCGTCGAGCAGCCGACGCAGCAGTGCCGGGTTCACCTGCCCGGCCGCCGCGCCGCGCCCGTCCCGGTCGTACTCCTCGGCGCCGCCGCTGAAGTGCCGCGCGGCGGCGTCGAGGAGCGCGTTGGCCGGACCGGTGTCGAACGCGAGGGGATCCGCGTCCGGCGCGACGACTGTGATGTTGGCGATCCCGCCGAGGTTCAGGGCGGCGGGGACACCGGGCAGGCCCCGCAGCAGCAGCGCGTCGAACAGGGCGACCAGGGGAGCGCCCTGGCCGCCGGCGGCGACGTCGCGGCTGCGCAGGTCGGACACGACCGGAAGGCCGGTGGCCTCCGCGATCCAGGCCGGCTGACCGAGCTGGAGGGTGCCGCGGACCGTACCTTTCTCGACCCAGTGGTGCATCGTCTGCCCGTGCGAGACGACCAGGTCGGCGCGGCCGTCGCACAGCTCCGCGACGGCTCGCACGCCCGCCTCGGCGAAGGTCTGGCCGATGCCTGTGTCGAGCACGCAGATCGCCTCGGTGGTGGTCGTGGCGGGTGGCAGGGCCGCGGCGATCCGGGTGCGCAACTGCTCCAGGTACGGGTGGCTGAGCCGGCCCAGCGGTCGCATCCGCACGGAGTCACCGCTCAGGTCGAACTCGGCCGCGGCGACTTCGATGCCGTCGTAGGAGGTTCCGGACATCAGGCCGATCACGCGCATCACGCCCTCCTTCATGCCCGGCCGGCCGGCGTCGTCGCCACGTCGTCGTCGACCTCGTCGCGTCGTCCGTGGTCGTACGGGGTCTCCGGGGCCGGGTGGAACAGGCTGGCCACGGTGCCGACGGCCAGGGTGATCAGGACGCCGATCGGCACCAGCCACTGCGCGGCGATGGCGGTAGCGGTGGTGGTCCCGGCCGTCGTCACATCGATCTTGACGTAGCGGACGATGTAGGTCATCACCGCCACGGTGACGAGGAAGGCGATGAACGCGTCGACCTGGTTGGCCCGCGTGACGAGGCGGCCGAGCAGGAAGGCCCCGAGCAGCGCGCCGTAGGTGTAGCCGGCGATGGTCAGACCGGTCAGGTAGACGTTTCCGGTGCTGGAGCTGAACGCGCAGGCGAAGATCGCCATCAGCACCGCCCAGACCAGGGTCATCACCCGGGCGAGCCGGAGCATCGCGTCGTCGGACGGGACCTTGCGGAAGAAGCTGTGGATGAAGTCGGCGACTGTCGAGTTCGACATGGAGTTCAGCGCCGACGACAGCGAACCCATCGCGGCGCCGAGGATGCCTGCCACCAGCAGACCCGAGATGCCCACCGGCAGGGCGTGCAGGATGAAGCTCGGGTAGAGGTTGTCGCTGCTGGCCAGGCCCAGCTCCTTGAAGGTCTGACCCTTGTTGTACGACCACAGCAGCGCGCCGACCAGGGAGAACGCGGCGAACTGGATGACCACGAAGACGCCCGAGGAGATCATCGCCTTCTGCCCCTCGCGCAGCGTGCGGGTGGACAGAATGCGCTGGACGATCAGCTGGTCCGAGCCGTGGCTGGCCATCGCGAAGATCGCGCCACCGATGATCGCGGTCGGCAGGGCGAACGGGCTGGTGAGCACGTGCGCGAGGGTGAAGTTGGTGTCGAAGAGCTGGAACTTGCCGGCGTCCAGCGCCTGCGAGTAGCCGTCGAAGCCGACGGCGTGGCTCAGCACCGCGATGGCGAGGATCGCTCCGCCCAGGTAGAGCCCCATCTGGATGGCGTCGGTCCAGATGACCGCCTTGATGCCACCGAGGTAGGTGTAGACCACTGTGATGAGGGTGAGGACCACGATGATTGCCTGGTAGCCGACGTGCAGGCCGAACTCGTCGAGCAGCAGCTTGATGGGGATGGCCGAGGCGAAGAGGCGGACGCCCTCGGCGAGCAGGCGGGTGAAGACGAACGTGATCGAGGCCAGACCCTGAAGTTTCAGGCCAAACCGCTCACCGAGGTACTGGTAGGCGCTGACGAACCCACCCCGCTTGTAGAGCGGGATGAGCACCGTGGCCACGACGACGCGACCGATGACGTAGCCCAGGGCCAGCTCGACGTTGCCGAACCCCT
The DNA window shown above is from Micromonospora lupini and carries:
- a CDS encoding FAD-binding and (Fe-S)-binding domain-containing protein, giving the protein MSTVLPAPTTAGVRAREVADLLRSRLDDPTRASAELPRRLAAAHDASPYLFEPQAVVRAASAAEVGALMVGAREAGVPLTLRGGGTSLAGQAGGAGVLVDVRTDWRHAEVLDDGRRIRLQPGLTIRQANARLARYGRRLGPDPASEAACTVGGMVANNSSGMTCGTTDNAYRTMESLRFVLPSGTVVDSAARDADDRLRAAEPELHAGLLRLRDRVRATPGSRATIERLFAMKNTMGYGLNSLLDHDSPVEMLAHLMIGSEGTLGFVAEAVFRTVEIHQHAATGLLILPGLSAATDALPALLAAGARTAELLDAAALRVSQRDPDASPALRGLTVAGHAALLVEFAEDSAERLAATLADAQPVLDRLPAVTGTELTRDPRERAALWHLRKGLYTAVAGARPPGTTALLEDVAVPMPRLTGTCDGLIRLFERHGYPDAVIFGHARDGNLHFMLTQSFDTPAEIDRYARFTDDMVDLVLAEGGTLKAEHGTGRAMAPFVRRQYGDELYDVMGELKRLCDPSGLLNPGVLLNDDPTVHLRQLKAVPTVDPELDACVECGYCEPVCPTADVTTTPRQRIVLQRQIALATAAGDEERRRELTTDYEYAAVDSCAADSLCVTACPVGIDTGAAMKRLRAERHSPRAQRTARGVARHWKGAVAGVRVGLNSAHAVPTPLTRAATGVIRSLGATELVPQWSADMPRAGGPRPEPRSAPDARAVFFAACIGSVFAAEGGTSGGSAAAFLRLCELARVPVVVPAETAGLCCGTPWQSKGYPAGHREMAERTLAALWTASDQGRLPIVCDASSCTHGLTQLTAALAEEDRARYAALRFVDSVTFTAEHLLPALPEPRRLGSLALHPTCSTVHLGGIDDLHTVARAVAETVTVPDSWGCCAFAGDRGLLHPEVTAAATAAQAAEVNERDHDAYASCNRTCEMGMSRATGQPYRHVLEVLVEAIEPPA
- a CDS encoding anhydro-N-acetylmuramic acid kinase; this translates as MRVIGLMSGTSYDGIEVAAAEFDLSGDSVRMRPLGRLSHPYLEQLRTRIAAALPPATTTTEAICVLDTGIGQTFAEAGVRAVAELCDGRADLVVSHGQTMHHWVEKGTVRGTLQLGQPAWIAEATGLPVVSDLRSRDVAAGGQGAPLVALFDALLLRGLPGVPAALNLGGIANITVVAPDADPLAFDTGPANALLDAAARHFSGGAEEYDRDGRGAAAGQVNPALLRRLLDEPYYRLAGPKSTGKELFHRPYLLAALADAPTPDPNDVLATLTRLTAVTVADACRAHGVTRLVVSGGGAHNPTLMGMLVDELPGVDLTSSDEVGVASDAKEALAFALLGYLTLHGLPGALPSGTGARHASVLGSITPGRRPLRLPAPVDTAPDRLLITAD
- a CDS encoding sodium:solute symporter; its protein translation is MRQLDLVVIVLYLVVIAFVGLRLSGKQKSAKDYFVGEGRLPWWTVSFSVVATETSVLTVISVPGGAYSGQGFGNVELALGYVIGRVVVATVLIPLYKRGGFVSAYQYLGERFGLKLQGLASITFVFTRLLAEGVRLFASAIPIKLLLDEFGLHVGYQAIIVVLTLITVVYTYLGGIKAVIWTDAIQMGLYLGGAILAIAVLSHAVGFDGYSQALDAGKFQLFDTNFTLAHVLTSPFALPTAIIGGAIFAMASHGSDQLIVQRILSTRTLREGQKAMISSGVFVVIQFAAFSLVGALLWSYNKGQTFKELGLASSDNLYPSFILHALPVGISGLLVAGILGAAMGSLSSALNSMSNSTVADFIHSFFRKVPSDDAMLRLARVMTLVWAVLMAIFACAFSSSTGNVYLTGLTIAGYTYGALLGAFLLGRLVTRANQVDAFIAFLVTVAVMTYIVRYVKIDVTTAGTTTATAIAAQWLVPIGVLITLAVGTVASLFHPAPETPYDHGRRDEVDDDVATTPAGRA